From Camelina sativa cultivar DH55 chromosome 7, Cs, whole genome shotgun sequence, one genomic window encodes:
- the LOC104704643 gene encoding putative F-box protein At4g05475: MAASSSTLSTFVPPLMMKDEDKPRNWTDLPSELTSSILLRLGAIEILENAQKVCTSWRRICKHSSMWRKIDMRDLGNRGQHNLIFDVLCRQAVDLSQGGLLEIYIENFATDSLLTYIAYRSSNLRSLGLGFRMYHHYTSISNKGLVNAIEKHPLLETLEVSHPTLKLNLKAIGHACPQLKTLKLNSSGSDILGIYELNYGTFGIDCDDEYDALAIAESMPELRHLQLLGDRLTASGLNAILDGCPHLEHLDLRMCFNINMVGNLEKQCLERVKEFRRPNDSTADYPFDIIFVNYDLNEHSIEIKESEKPWTSNVLFTHRSGLSGYIPSHIKCDDDDYALAIAETMPELRHLQLLGDRLTDNGLNAILDGCPHLVGNLEKQCLERVKEFRRPNDSTADYPFDITIFSYDSESDDSNQVQATSIRTRY, translated from the exons ATGGCAGCCTCCTCCTCTACGCTGTCTACTTTCGTGCCTCCGCTGATGATGAAAGACGAAGACAAGCCAAGAAACTGGACCGATCTTCCGTCAGAATTGACGTCTTCGATCCTGCTCCGACTTGGTGCTATTGAGATACTTGAAAACGCTCAGAAGGTGTGCACATCGTGGCGACGCATCTGCAAACACTC TTCCATGTGGCGGAAGATTGATATGCGAGACCTGGGAAATCGCGGACAGCACAACTTGATATTTGATGTCTTGTGCCGTCAGGCTGTTGATCTCAGCCAGGGCGGCTTGCTGGAGATCTACATTGAGAACTTCGCCACCGATTCTCTCCTAACCTACATCGCCTACag ATCAAGCAATCTGAGAAGTCTTGGACTTGGATTTCGAATGTACCATCACTATACATCTATATCGAACAAAGGACTTGTGAACGCAATCGAAAAACATCCAttgcttgaaacccttgagGTCTCACACCCAACGCTTAAACTGAATTTGAAAGCAATAGGCCACGCTTGCCCACAACTAAAGACATTGAAGCTAAACTCCTCAGGGTCAGATATTCTTGGGATATATGAGTTAAATTACGGGACCTTTGGCATCGACTGTGATGATGAGTATGATGCACTAGCCATCGCTGAAAGCATGCCGGAACTACGCCATCTCCAGCTTCTTGGGGACAGATTAACTGCCAGTGGCTTGAACGCCATTCTTGACGGTTGTCCTCACTTGGAACACCTTGATCTACGCATGTGTTTCAACATTAACATGGTCGGAAATCTTGAGAAGCAATGTTTGGAGAGGGTAAAAGAGTTCAGACGCCCGAATGACTCAACCGCTGATTACCCATTTGATATCATTTTTGTCAATTATGATTTAAATGAACACAGCATAGAG ATCAAGGAATCTGAGAAGCCTTGGACTTCGAATGTACTATTCAC CCATAGGTCAGGGTTGTCAGGCTACATACCCTCTCACATcaaatgtgatgatgatgattatgccCTAGCAATCGCTGAAACCATGCCCGAACTACGCCACCTCCAGCTTCTTGGGGACAGATTAACTGACAATGGCTTGAACGCCATTCTTGACGGTTGTCCGCACTTGGTCGGAAATCTTGAGAAGCAATGTTTGGAGAGGGTAAAAGAGTTCAGACGCCCAAATGACTCAACAGCTGATTACCCATTTGATATCACTATTTTCAGTTATGATTCTGAATCAGATGACTCAAATCAGGTTCAGGCGACCAGTATCAGGACTAGGTATTGA
- the LOC104701199 gene encoding disease resistance protein RPS6-like gives MASSSSSSHNWVYDVFPSFSGEDIRITFLSHFLKELDRKLIISFKDNEIERSQSLDPELKQAIRTSRIAVVVFSQSYASSSWCLNELMEIVKCKKEFGQMVISIFYRLDPSHVRKQTGNFGEAFSKTCQNKTENETKLWRQTLTDVANILGYHSQNWDNEAKMIEDISNNVLKKLLLTTSKDSEDLVGIENHIIEMSALLNLESEDVRMAGLWGTSGIGKTTIARALFGRIACRFQGSAFIDRAFIHKSMKIYSSANSDDYNMKLHLQKSFLSKILDNKQIKIESLIAVEERLKHRKVLIFIDDLNDQVVLDALVGQIHWFGSGSRIIVITQDKHFLKAHGINHIYEVCLPTKELALEIFCRSAFKKNYPPNGMMELASEVALHAGNLPLGLKVLGSYLRGREKEEWIDMLPSLCVRLNGKIERTLRVSYEGLNNRKDEAIFRHIACLFNGETVDDIKLLLADSDLDFNVGFKNLVDKSLIHVRENYVEMHCLLNGKIERTLRVSYEGLNNRKDEAIFRHIACLFNGETVDDIKLLLADSDLDFNVGFKNLVDKSLIHVRENYVEMHCLLQELGKEIVRAQSDKPTEREFLVDSKDICDLLEDDTDTGKKVLGIALDMDEIDEVHIHENAFKGMPNLLFLKIYTKRWDFIKRLTKKQQDYKKEVRWNLPESFNYLPHKLRLLRLDGYPMRCLPHNFRPGNLVKLQMPGSKLERLWEGVHTLEGLKDIDLQGSTNLKEIPDLSTATNLKTLNFSGCSNLVELPASIQYLNKLETLTMSKCINLETLPSGIDLQSLCSLDLNECSRLKIFPDISTNVSVLFIDNTAIDDFLSISRLKKLSILRMYRIKSEKLWEREQPLTPLMAMLPHSLTRLFLSDIPSLVELPSSIQNFTKLEYLRILNCKNLETLPTGINIRDLSVLDLSRCPRLRLFPDISTNIHSLRVCSTGIEEVPWWVKKFSKLQHLNMNECSNLKRVSLHIFELKHLEEVHFSNCGGLTETSWNDSSSVVAMETDNMPVVVQEAFSSFPENFISCFNMDQKVLLQRQSIASKFMILPGQQVLSYFTHRTTAGTSLTNIPLLYTSPTQPFLRFKACAVVCLTKPAPEGFFLYKIHVSCHFKGRFGNHFDTLYPPHAFENSEKGIHLVIFDCFVPLNKDNASLVEMNYEQVDIQLHLSNYDNCSLSELKGWGIRIFKDFSSPENRLGNGNTLLHVSEANDDDSMVNKKEHNGECGDSCEEQDKNTKRMRIM, from the exons ATGgcgtcttcttcctcctcttctcacAATTGGGTATACGATGTTTTCCCGAGCTTCAGCGGGGAAGACATCCGCATAACTTTCCTCAGTCACTTTCTAAAAGAGCTTGATCGGAAACTGATCATTTCTTTCAAAGACAACGAGATAGAGAGAAGCCAATCGCTCGATCCTGAGCTTAAACAGGCAATAAGGACTTCAAGAATCGCGGTAGTTGTGTTCTCTCAAAGTTACGCCTCTTCAAGCTGGTGTCTTAACGAACTGATGGAGATTGTGAAATGCAAAAAAGAGTTTGGTCAAATGGTGATATCGATTTTCTACCGTTTGGATCCTTCTCATGTAAGGAAACAAACCGGAAACTTTGGAGAGGCTTTCTCAAAGACTTGtcagaacaaaacagagaatgaaacaaaactttGGCGGCAAACTTTGACCGATGTAGCAAATATCCTTGGATATCATTCTCAAAACTG GGATAATGAAGCAAAAATGATAGAAGATATCTCAAATAATGTTTTGAAGAAACTTTTGCTAACCACATCAAAGGATTCTGAGGATTTGGTTGGCATCGAAAACCATATCATTGAGATGAGTGCATTGTTAAATTTGGAATCTGAGGATGTGAGGATGGCTGGGCTATGGGGTACGTCAGGAATTGGCAAAACTACCATTGCTAGAGCTCTATTTGGTCGAATCGCTTGTCGGTTCCAAGGTAGTGCTTTTATAGACAGGGCATTCATACATAAGAGTATGAAAATTTATTCTAGTGCAAACTCAGATGACTATAATATGAAACTGCACTTACAAAAAAGCTTCTTGTCTAAAAttttagacaacaaacaaataaagataGAGAGTTTAATTGCAGTGGAAGAAAGGCTAAAACACCGAAAAGTTCTAATCTTTATTGATGATTTGAATGACCAAGTGGTGTTAGATGCCTTGGTGGGTCAAATTCATTGGTTTGGAAGTGGAAGTAGAATCATTGTCATTACACAAGACAAGCATTTTTTAAAGGCCCATGGTATTAATCATATTTATGAGGTTTGTCTCCCAACTAAAGAGCTTGCTCTTGAGATATTTTGTCGATCAGCTTTCAAGAAAAATTATCCACCCAATGGTATGATGGAGCTGGCCTCTGAAGTTGCCTTACACGCTGGCAATCTTCCGTTGGGTCTTAAAGTTTTGGGTTCGTATCTACGTGGTAGGGAAAAAGAAGAGTGGATAGATATGCTTCCTAGCCTTTGTGTTAGGCTGAATGGAAAAATTGAGAGAACACTAAGAGTCAGCTATGAAGGGTTAAATAACAGAAAAGATGAAGCCATATTTCGACACATTGCATGTCTTTTTAATGGTGAGACTGTCGATGACATAAAGCTGCTACTAGCAGATagtgatttggattttaatgtcGGGTTTAAAAACCTCGTTGATAAGTCTCTTATACATGTAAGAGAAAACTATGTTGAGATGCACTGTTT GCTGAATGGAAAAATTGAGAGAACACTAAGAGTCAGCTATGAAGGGTTAAATAACAGAAAAGATGAAGCCATATTTCGACACATTGCATGTCTTTTTAATGGTGAGACTGTCGATGACATAAAGCTGCTACTAGCAGATagtgatttggattttaatgtcGGGTTTAAAAACCTCGTTGATAAGTCTCTTATACATGTAAGAGAAAACTATGTTGAGATGCACTGTTTATTACAAGAGTTGGGTAAGGAGATTGTCCGTGCACAGTCTGATAAGCCTACGGAAAGGGAATTTCTTGTGGATTCGAAGGATATATGCGATTTACTTGAAGATGATACT GATACCGGCAAAAAGGTCTTAGGTATAGCACTGGATATGGATGAGATTGATGAAGTACATATACATGAGAATGCCTTCAAAGGGATGCCTAAtctcctttttctaaaaatatacacaaagaGATGGGACTTCATCAAGAGGttaacaaagaaacaacaagaCTACAAGAAAGAAGTGAGATGGAACTTACCAGAAAGCTTCAACTATTTGCCCCATAAACTTAGATTACTAAGGTTGGACGGATATCCTATGAGATGCTTGCCTCATAACTTTCGTCCTGGAAACCTCGTTAAGCTCCAAATGCCAGGGAGCAAACTCGAAAGGCTATGGGAAGGAGTTCAT ACACTCGAAGGGCTCAAGGATATAGATTTGCAAGGATCTACAAATTTGAAAGAAATTCCTGATCTCTCGACGGCAACCAATCTCAAGACACTTAATTTTAGCGGTTGCTCAAATTTAGTGGAGCTTCCTGCCTCTATTCAGTATCTCAATAAACTCGAGACGTTGACTATGTCAAAATGCATAAATCTGGAGACTCTTCCCAGTGGAATCGACCTCCAATCTCTTTGTAGTCTTGATCTTAATGAATGCTCACGGTTGAAGATTTTTCCTGATATCTCAACCAACGTTTCGGTGCTCTTTATAGACAATACAGCAATTGACGACTTCCTTTCTATCTCGCGTCTAAAGAAACTCAGTATTCTTCGCATGTATAGAATAAAGAGTGAGAAATTGTGGGAAAGAGAGCAG CCGCTTACACCACTCATGGCCATGCTGCCTCACTCTTTGACGAGATTGTTTCTCTCGGATATTCCAAGTTTGGTAGAGCTTCCTTCCTCTATCCAGAATTTCACTAAACTTGAGTATTTGAGAATTCTAAACTGCAAAAATCTGGAGACGCTTCCCACAGGCATCAATATCCGAGATCTCTCTGTCCTTGACCTCTCTAGATGCCCACGTTTGAGATTATTTCCTGATATCTCAACCAACATCCATTCGCTGAGAGTATGCAGTACAGGGATTGAAGAGGTTCCTTGGTGGGTCAAGAAGTTTTCTAAGCTTCAACACCTAAATATGAACGAATGCAGCAATTTAAAACGTGTATCCCTACACATTTTTGAACTGAAACATCTTGAGGAAGTCCACTTTTCAAATTGTGGGGGACTAACGGAAACTAGCTGGAATGATAGTTCAAGTGTTGTGGCAATGGAAACAGACAATATGCCTGTCGTCGTCCAAgaagctttctcttcttttccgGAAAATTTCATCAGCTGCTTCAACATGGATCAAAAAGTTCTCCTTCAACGACAATCAATTGCATCTAAGTTCATGATATTACCAGGTCAACAAGTACTTTCATATTTCACTCACCGTACTACGGCGGGTACCTCTTTGACCAATATCCCTCTCCTTTACACCTCTCCCACTCAACCATTCTTGAGATTTAAGGCTTGCGCCGTGGTCTGTCTAACCAAACCTGCTCCTGaagggttttttttatataagatccATGTATCTTGTCACTTCAAAGGTAGATTTGGGAACCACTTTGATACTCTTTACCCACCACATGCGTTCGAGAATAGTGAGAAGGGTATCCACCTTGTTATATTCGACTGTTTTGTCCCTCTAAACAAAGACAATGCTTCTCTAGTTGAAATGAACTACGAACAGGTGGATATACAACTTCATTTGAGTAATTATGATAATTGTTCCTTGTCTGAGTTAAAAGGTTGGGGCATACGCATCTTCAAGGACTTTTCATCACCAGAGAACCGACTTGGTAATGGAAATACTCTTCTACATGTTTCTGAAGCAAATGATGATGACAGTATGGTTAATAAGAAAGAACACAATGGAGAGTGTGGAGACAGTTGTGAAGAACAAGATAAGAACACGAAGCGAATGCGG ATTATGTGA
- the LOC104704644 gene encoding protein OPI10 homolog: protein FLLNNFNLPPDKALAVYVQSPGSAFVFCGAVTLARPSAVLSLQWPEPGSAAQMQLTAGDSSSLSAKIGVSVEDAAALSSMDVVAERRIERLAMKVGENLFNFMQSFCGVDGSKLVVPMDILDRWFKKFQEKAKRDPGFLKTFAL, encoded by the coding sequence TTCTTGTTAAACAACTTCAATCTCCCACCAGATAAAGCTTTAGCTGTATACGTTCAATCCCCAGGATCAGCTTTTGTGTTCTGTGGTGCTGTGACTTTAGCTAGACCATCTGCGGTTCTATCACTCCAGTGGCCTGAACCTGGTAGTGCTGCTCAGATGCAGCTCACGGCGGGTGATTCGAGCTCTTTATCGGCCAAGATCGGTGTTTCTGTTGAGGATGCGGCGGCGTTGAGTTCGATGGATGTTGTGGCGGAGAGGAGGATTGAGAGATTGGCTATGAAAGTTGGGGAGAATCTGTTTAACTTTATGCAGTCTTTTTGTGGTGTTGATGGAAGTAAATTGGTTGTTCCTATGGATATTTTGGATCGTTGGTTCAAGAAGTTTCAGGAGAAAGCTAAACGTGATCCTGGTTTCCTCAAAACCTTTGCTTTGTAA
- the LOC104701200 gene encoding uncharacterized protein LOC104701200, with product MTSRRENEAFSSYPPPPLTSSRIYIGTQAREILATRDIKGITNLITTLCYGKETEQSSSSPKLLYEIFKHHFPNILAVKLLQIYRFGADTTTPKIRSFSLFLLDSLLMDLDDSRVGLKTESLNDIKTHLNACLYEREASDEDFKLLSRIVSRVAVDVFIGSNPWEELCIYILSLDGNKKALLMFSDLPILLDDEFLMPLLDNGLGLKIVNVLLMNQDCDDEEEWCLALEAAFGLILQLVTVKRESLVWDLVYAILKSVWEMVNVKRREIVVRKSFVRVARIVGREALRFREAEYEVLSRLGFMIQRMSGVSDVTLMMVTMIHEVLERVSL from the exons ATGACTTCTCGTCGTGAAAACGAAGCTTTTTCTTCAtacccaccaccaccactcacCTCATCTCGTATCTACATCGGAACCCAAGCAAGAGAGATCCTCGCAACACGTGACATCAAAGGAATCACAAACCTCATCACTACCCTCTGTTACggtaaagaaacagagcaatcaTCTTCATCTCCGAAGCTTCTCTACGAAATCTTCAAGCACCATTTCCCAAACATCTTAGCCGTGAAGCTCCTCCAAATCTACAGGTTCGGTGCCGATACAACAACCCCAAAGATTCGATCTTTCTCACTCTTTCTCCTCGATTCACTTCTCATGGATCTCGACGACTCAAGGGTCGGTTTGAAAACAGAGTCTTTGAACGACATCAAAACCCATTTGAATGCTTGTCTTTACGAGCGAGAAGCTTCGGATGAAGACTTCAAACTCCTCTCAAGAATCGTATCTCGTGTCGCTGTTGATGTTTTCATAGGAAGCAACCCTTGGGAAGAGCTCTGTATTTACATTCTCTCGCTAGATGGGAATAAAAAAGCTCTTTTGATGTTCAGTGATTTGCCAATTCTTCTTGATGATGAGTTCTTGATGCCGTTGTTGGACAATGGTCTTGGTTTAAAGATCGTTAACGTGTTGTTGATGAATCAAGATTGCGATGATGAAGAGGAGTGGTGTTTAGCTTTGGAAGCTGCGTTTGGTTTGATTCTTCAGCTTGTGACTGTGAAGAGGGAGAGtttggtttgggatttggtttaCGCGATTTTGAAATCGGTTTGGGAGATGGTTAAcgtgaagagaagagagatcgTTGTGCGTAAAAGTTTCGTTAGGGTTGCAAGGATAGTGGGAAGAGAAGCTTTGAGGTTCCGTGAGGCTGAGTATGAAGTTTTGTCACGTTTAGGTTTTATGATACAGAGGATGAGTGGAGTTAGTGATGTTACGTTGATGATGGTGACTATGATTCATGAAGTTCTTGAGAGG GTTTCTTTATGA
- the LOC104701202 gene encoding uncharacterized oxidoreductase At4g09670-like, translating to MANNKTVCFGLLGCIKYASKFVRTVTQSSNAVIIAISDPCLETAKSFAAANNLSPENVTIYGSYQELLNDANVDAVYLTIPVTQRGKWAVTAAEKKKHVLVEKPPAQDATELDKIVEACECNGVQFMDGTVWLHHQRTAKIKETMFDSGLLGDVRHMYTTMTTPVSEQLNKEAMGLAGAIGELGYPIGAALWAMSYQMPIFVRALPSSISTNSVGTILSCSASLQFGTNAMAIVHCSFLSQLSTDLAISGSKGSFQMNDYVIPYKEDIAWFEYTSGAKFVDMHIGWNVMPKRVTFDCGGTGESQEAMMLREFTRLVEGIKRGDSEADRRWPEISRKTQLVVDAVKKSVDIGCEVVHM from the exons ATGGCTAACAACAAAACGGTGTGTTTTGGTCTTCTTGGTTGCATCAAATACGCATCAAAGTTCGTCAGAACAGTAACACAATCCTCAAACGCCGTCATCATCGCAATCAGTGATCCATGTCTCGAAACCGCAAAATCCTTCGCCGCCGCCAACAATTTATCGCCGGAGAACGTCACTATATACGGAAGCTACCAAGAACTGCTCAACGATGCAAACGTGGACGCAGTGTACTTGACGATACCGGTAACGCAGCGAGGGAAATGGGCAGTGACAgcggcggagaagaagaagcatgttCTTGTTGAGAAACCACCGGCTCAAGATGCGACGGAGCTGGACAAGATCGTGGAGGCGTGTGAATGTAACGGTGTTCAGTTTATGGACGGTACGGTTTGGTTGCATCATCAACGGACGGCTAAGATTAAAGAAACGATGTTTGATTCTGGATTGCTTGGAGATGTTCGCCAC atgTATACTACGATGACAACTCCGGTATCAGAGCAACTGAATAAAGAAGCTATGGGTTTGGCCGGAGCTATTGGAGAGCTTGGGTACCCTATAGGTGCAGCTCTATGGGCTATGTCTTACCAAATGCCAATATTTGTCAGGGCTCTTCCCTCCTCTATCTCTACAAACTCGGTTGGGACTATCTTGTCCTGCTCTGCCTCCCTTCAGTTTGGTACAAACGCAATGGCAATCGTCCATTGCTCTTTCCTCTCTCAACTATCGACTGACTTAGCTATCTCAG GGTCAAAAGGTTCGTTTCAGATGAATGACTATGTGATACCTTACAAGGAGGACATAGCTTGGTTCGAGTACACAAGTGGTGCTAAGTTCGTGGACATGCACATTGGTTGGAACGTAATGCCAAAGAGAGTTACCTTTGATTGTGGCGGAACTGGGGAGTCGCAAGAGGCAATGATGCTGAGAGAGTTCACGCGGCTTGTTGAAGGAATCAAGCGGGGCGATTCAGAGGCTGATCGTAGGTGGCCAGAGATCAGTAGGAAGACACAGTTGGTGGTTGATGCTGTGAAGAAATCTGTTGATATAGGTTGTGAAGTGGTTCATATGTAA